The Brachyspira aalborgi genome has a segment encoding these proteins:
- a CDS encoding FapA family protein, whose translation MNELKRKILQSNFYKNIYNAHDSHSVELYVSSLEQGMQEAAAIFQCPVYELTYKVIREKSRSFLGIGGGKYFVRYTHIEYEKSKIYMGADKDYTSIEQESEEGNLLVNKDTKIIIRVKRNGVFLKVSPPVAGGKRIDDITALESKLIEAGIKEYDANLAKDILDKQKGEYEKIAEWDSSKSAFNAKLNYSVSEDKMQAFVTIGKPSNGGREMDFEDVKELLENSGIVFGIHEDNIKKSLEDGTFDIPILAAEGKHPINGNNARIEFLVNVNKKIIPDFIGEEESIDYKDLSIVENVEEGQQLAEKIEATKGEEGITVFGDKIETKIGKDIETKEVLGKNVKMSDDNKFILAAINGQVVLNGKLLSVEPIFEVAKDVGPETGNINFIGSVLVKGSVNDNYSIKAEGNIDIQGTVGKCNLEAKGDIMVKLGIQGNENSFVKAGGDVIAKFIQFSNVEAGNNVVVTEAILNSNIDADNRIILIGKRASASGGRLRALNEVNGKVLGSQAGSKTLIETGVSPAKRRAIEDMEKEKEELDMAIEELERGIKSLEKAAKIKKLDDEKKEQLQSLKEQLEQSNSRREEVVLNRESVIQQLEIEKVDSTISAGKEMLSGVELVIGSAEFSIRQNYKAITFYEENGMVMSEKYRGEPKNDKK comes from the coding sequence ATGAACGAATTAAAAAGAAAAATATTGCAAAGTAATTTTTACAAGAACATTTACAACGCTCATGATTCGCATTCGGTTGAATTATATGTAAGTTCATTGGAACAAGGAATGCAAGAAGCTGCGGCTATATTTCAATGTCCCGTTTACGAATTAACTTATAAAGTTATAAGAGAGAAGAGCAGAAGTTTTTTAGGAATTGGCGGCGGAAAATATTTTGTTAGATATACGCATATAGAATATGAGAAATCTAAAATTTATATGGGAGCTGATAAAGATTATACTTCTATTGAACAAGAATCCGAAGAAGGTAATCTTTTGGTTAATAAAGACACTAAAATAATAATAAGAGTTAAAAGAAACGGCGTATTTTTGAAAGTGTCGCCTCCGGTCGCTGGCGGAAAGAGAATAGACGATATTACGGCTTTAGAATCTAAATTAATAGAAGCTGGAATAAAAGAATATGACGCTAATTTGGCTAAAGATATTCTTGATAAACAAAAAGGAGAATATGAGAAAATAGCCGAGTGGGATTCTTCTAAATCGGCTTTTAATGCGAAGTTAAATTATTCGGTTAGCGAAGATAAAATGCAGGCTTTTGTTACTATTGGCAAACCTTCAAATGGTGGAAGAGAGATGGATTTTGAAGATGTTAAAGAATTGCTTGAAAATAGCGGTATCGTATTTGGAATTCATGAAGATAATATTAAAAAATCTTTGGAAGATGGAACTTTTGATATTCCTATACTTGCAGCCGAAGGAAAGCATCCTATAAACGGAAATAACGCGAGAATAGAATTTTTGGTTAATGTTAATAAAAAAATTATACCCGATTTTATAGGCGAAGAAGAGAGCATAGATTATAAAGATTTAAGCATAGTTGAAAATGTTGAAGAAGGACAGCAATTAGCAGAAAAAATTGAAGCTACAAAAGGCGAGGAAGGAATAACTGTATTTGGCGATAAAATAGAAACTAAAATTGGAAAGGATATAGAAACTAAAGAAGTATTGGGTAAAAATGTAAAAATGTCGGACGATAATAAATTTATATTAGCCGCTATTAACGGGCAGGTTGTATTAAACGGAAAATTATTAAGTGTTGAGCCTATATTTGAAGTTGCAAAAGATGTCGGACCTGAAACGGGAAATATAAATTTTATTGGAAGCGTGCTTGTTAAAGGAAGCGTTAATGATAATTATTCTATTAAAGCCGAAGGAAATATAGATATTCAAGGGACGGTTGGCAAATGCAATCTCGAAGCTAAAGGCGATATAATGGTTAAGTTAGGCATTCAAGGAAATGAGAATAGTTTTGTAAAAGCTGGCGGAGATGTTATAGCGAAATTTATACAATTTTCTAATGTTGAAGCTGGAAATAATGTAGTCGTAACAGAAGCGATATTAAATTCAAATATAGACGCTGACAATAGAATAATTTTGATAGGAAAGAGAGCGTCAGCAAGCGGAGGAAGATTAAGAGCTTTAAACGAAGTAAACGGAAAAGTTTTAGGTTCTCAAGCTGGAAGCAAAACATTAATAGAGACAGGAGTAAGTCCTGCAAAAAGACGAGCTATTGAAGATATGGAAAAAGAAAAAGAAGAGCTTGATATGGCAATAGAAGAACTTGAAAGAGGAATAAAATCTTTAGAGAAAGCTGCAAAAATTAAAAAATTAGACGATGAAAAGAAAGAACAATTGCAGAGTTTGAAAGAACAACTTGAACAATCGAATAGCAGAAGAGAGGAGGTAGTTTTAAATAGAGAAAGCGTGATTCAGCAATTAGAGATAGAAAAAGTAGATTCTACAATAAGCGCGGGAAAAGAAATGCTATCTGGAGTCGAGCTTGTTATAGGAAGCGCGGAATTTTCAATAAGACAGAATTACAAGGCTATTACTTTTTACGAAGAAAACGGAATGGTAATGAGCGAAAAATATAGAGGCGAACCTAAAAATGATAAAAAATAA
- the whiG gene encoding RNA polymerase sigma factor WhiG, whose amino-acid sequence MKQNRKDKLPIITEENEHEYWIEFRKNLSPRIREAIVKKYAPLVKYAANKINISTKNIRDIEFEDLVGFGSFGLLDAIDRYDPNKDVKFKTYALTRIMGSIYDELRKLDSLPRSIRKDIKEVEKARELLEIHLRRDAKPEEIINMLGITMDKYNELMGYGIQSSITSLSGIFYTGDDADEISIMDTLKSSDKTNPEYLAEREAVKKQIVEALKKLPEKEQQVLILYYYEDLTLKEIGVAMEVSESRVSQLHGKAIQDLRHSLSEIKKSLI is encoded by the coding sequence ATGAAACAAAATAGAAAAGACAAATTGCCAATTATTACCGAAGAAAATGAGCATGAATATTGGATAGAATTTAGAAAAAATCTATCTCCTAGAATAAGAGAAGCTATCGTTAAAAAATATGCTCCTTTAGTAAAATACGCCGCTAATAAAATAAATATAAGCACGAAAAATATAAGAGATATTGAATTTGAAGATTTGGTTGGGTTTGGCTCTTTTGGACTTTTGGACGCTATAGATAGATACGACCCTAATAAAGATGTAAAGTTTAAAACTTACGCTCTTACTAGAATAATGGGTTCTATATACGATGAATTAAGAAAATTAGACAGTTTGCCGCGCTCTATTCGTAAAGATATAAAAGAGGTAGAAAAGGCTAGAGAGTTATTGGAAATTCATTTAAGAAGAGACGCTAAACCCGAAGAAATAATAAATATGCTTGGAATTACTATGGATAAATATAATGAACTTATGGGATATGGCATACAATCGTCTATAACTTCTTTAAGCGGGATTTTTTATACGGGAGACGATGCGGATGAAATTTCCATTATGGACACTTTAAAATCTAGCGATAAAACTAATCCCGAATATTTAGCGGAAAGAGAAGCGGTTAAAAAGCAAATAGTCGAAGCTTTGAAAAAACTTCCCGAAAAAGAACAGCAGGTATTGATATTGTATTATTATGAAGACCTTACTTTAAAAGAGATAGGAGTCGCTATGGAGGTATCGGAAAGCAGAGTATCGCAACTTCATGGAAAAGCTATACAAGATTTGAGACATAGTCTCTCTGAAATAAAAAAATCTTTAATATAA